The Apium graveolens cultivar Ventura chromosome 3, ASM990537v1, whole genome shotgun sequence sequence attaaacttgtatattatgctaatttacaagttgggggagattgttagatatatttgtgatgtcatgtctaataatgatttgtgtttagttttcagatcttgacaaacaggacaaatcaggacttaactggaaatcagtacttatactgaagttagaacttaagatatcagaacttaagttatcagaacttaagatatcagaaaatattcatcagaagataatatcaggaattacgaagacttttagataaggaaggcggctgattgaaggaaaagaagattaagactaaaacaagaagagatatgtatggagaagaattctatgaagaattgaagactttgaggaaaagataactaattgataaattttaggatacagaattatattcaatatcaattagaagattatcttgtaactgtgttgtatataaacacagcatagggtttacactagatgtgttatcattatcgagaatattattcattgtaaccctagcaactctcgtgatatttgttcatcactgagagagaacgatTCCATtacaatactgttttattaataagattattttgtgttacatacttgtgttcttaattcgatttgatttcaaccctcttctacagtgtgtgtgacctaacatgctaaaataaaataataaatactactaACACCAAAAAGAAAATTACACTATTTCACCATGCTataacaaaattaaaattaaagaTAATTTTTGGGTCGATATAATAATATCGggttaaaataaattaatatatactACTGAACTGGggtaaaataaaataatattcaactcgagttaaaataaaatttaaaaatatactaaatataattatttggaTTATATTATTATAACGGGCTTATGTTATATCTATAATATTCATATACTATTTTATGAAAACGAAACTATAGATAATTTGGTAGTTTGCATGATAGCATCGTACTTAAACGGAATAATATAAACTATTCGTTTGGGCTAAAAAgaatatataattaattcaagATAAACGATATTGAAATAAAAAATAGTTCGACCAAGtataacaaaaaaaaatatttttaaaattatataatattaaaataatcgGTGTATCGCGCATGTTCCAATATGATATACACTCTTAGAATATAGTTAGACATGTACTCACGCTTTAAAGACATATATAACCCTTGATTGTACGTAGTAAAATAATCAGTTAGacaaatatattaaaaaattttgAAGTAAGACACTAGCCGCCCCAGTTGATATTCGCATTGTCCATTTTGATCCAAAATTTTTGAGAaaatataccatatcaacattaCATGCTAATATCTCTCAAGTTAAACCACTAATAAAAAATCACTTCAATCTCCGGTAAACTCTCCATTTTAGTTTGGTCGCTTAAATTCTAATCATTAATTTGTTAAAATCAAATTCATGATCAGATAAAATAGTAATAGTTATTATATAAATTTATCCAAGATTTGAATATTATACGCAACCTAAGTAATTccaaattaaaatattataatttaaacaCCTGACCTATTTAAATGGGTCGGGTATACTATGTCACTTtattaacttatttattttaaaacctACTAATTATAAATAGTTATTATCATATAATGAAATAAATATTCGGTTATACTTTTCAAAAATTCTTAATCTTTTAGCATAcacaatttataaaaaaataataatataataaaaacTACTTTAAATAACTGAGCATCGCACGAGTTTTGCGCTAGTTATATATAAAGGATGTAATGAAACAATGTATATAGTACAACTGGATTGAAAACAAAGATATGTACATAACCTTACAACAACAAAAAACAAACACATTCGAGTTTGGTATTTTTCTATATAAGGTAACTAACTACATTAATTTATGAAACAACATATTGTTCCTCTAAAACTCTCTGGTCTCCTTTTACAAAGATATACTATTCAAGGCTAAATTTAAGGGATCAACAACAACTTAAAAAGGAACATAGATGGTGTAACTTTGAGTGATATGAACAATCTATGTTGTGAATTAAATTATGAAGAAGAACTAATAAAACTCCATTAATGGATGCTTCTCAAGCTTTTACAATCAACTACCATATCACCAATGTATGTTACAATGTACGTTGCAATATGTATATACAAAACATATATGATATAATCTAATAATTCTATAAACCTGTAGTTCCCTAAAATATAGACAATGACCGTAATCATCATATCTAATTATCGAGATTAAATCGAAGATGAAAGCGTACCTGAATCTATAAGACGATAATCGTAACGGTATCTAAATCTGTATAATGTGCTTGACTATTGTCTTCCTCAACCAATTACTCCTTAGGATTTCTCAAAAGCTCTATTTGATGGGTAGAAGATAAGTCGTGTAACGTACTTGATATATTGGGGACTATAACTCTTTTTATATACCACCTAATTAAATCTCCCATTATAATTTAATTGGGCCTGGTATTAGGTATCCACTTATTAGGTTCATacaataaattaaaatctaattggGTTTTTTATTTGATCACTTAATTTAACCCGATAAAATAAATAGCTAATATAATTGATTTATTTATATGTAGCCcactaattaattattattattaaaataataataacaatatatTCTACTAACTAACTAACTAGTCTGCTTGTAACTAACtatatatgaaaaaataaataGCATACACAACACGTGGATGATACAGCTGTAATATAGGTGTGGATACAGTGACATGGCAGTACACTAACCAAGATTTATTTCAAtacccccttcaagttggaaTGTGGTTGAAACATTCCTAACTTGGACAATAGATCAGTGAAATGTGGTGAAGGAACTGTTTTGGTAAGAATTTCTGCGAGTTGATTATTTGTTGGAAGATATGAGAGCTGGAGAAGTCCTTCCATCATTTTGTCTCTAGTAAAGTGACAATCTATTTCGATAAGTTTAGTGCAATCATGGAAAACCAGATTCTTGGCAATGTACATGGCAGACTGATTGTCACAATACAATGTGACAGGCTTAAGATTGGTGACGCCCAGCTCCTCCAAAAGACGTACTAACCAAGTAACCTCGGAAGCTACAAAAGCCATGGCTCTGTATTCAGATTCAGAGGATGATCTGGACACCGTGCCTTGTTTTTTTGATTTCCAAGAGACAGGTGACTGGCCAAACAAGAGTAAGTAACATGTGATGGATCGTCTTGTATCCGGGAAAAAAGCTCAATCTGAATCAGAGAAGGCTTGGACAGTCAAGGAATCAGCTGCTTTAAGAAGGATGTCTTGATCTGAAGTGTGATATACGTATCGTAAAGTGTGGTGAAGAGCTTCAAGGTGAGCAGTCCTGGGTTTATGTAAGAAATGACTTAATGTTTGAACATCGTAAGCGAGGTCAGGTCTGGTGTTTGTTAAGTAATTGAGTTAGACCACCCAATAAGGACAGAGTTCAGCATTAGAAAGTAAATCATCATTAGTGGTACGAAGTTTGGAATGCGTGGTAAAGGTGTAGTAGCAAACCCAGACAAATAAAAATCACAAGTACTTAAAATTTCGTTAGCAAATTTTCGCTGGCTGAGAACAATTCCCAGTGGAACATATCCAACCTCAATACCTAGAAAATAGTGTAACAAACCTAAATCCTTAATACCAAACACTGTGCCGAGATGTGATTTCAGTGAATCAACTTTTGTAGATTGATCTCTAGTGActataatgtcatctacataaacaATAACAATAGTGATGCCCTGACCTTGCTTTTTTATGAAAAGACTATAGTTGTTTTTAGATTGACTGTAGCCTAAAGAAATGAGCTCGGAGTGCAAATTTGTAAACAATTCCTGGGATGACTGTTTCAGTCCATAAATAGACTTAATCAATCTACAAACTTTGTTGTGTGGATTGGGTACACCTTCAGGTACATGCATGTAAACTTCCTCCAGTAATGTACCGTGCAAAAAGGCGTTATTTACATCCAATTGATACAATGGTCAATTTCTATTAGAAGCTAAGGCAATGAGACAACGAAGGGAACTCATTTTTATAACAGGGGAAAACGTTTCTTCATAATCGATTCCATATTGCTGATTGTATCCCTTAGCCACCAGTCATGTCTTGCAACGTTCCAAAGATCTACGTGAAGTTTAACTTTATACACCCATTTGAATCCAATTTCTTTCTTTCCAGGAGGCAAGTCAATAAATTCCCATATTTTGTTAGTGGTTAAGGCTTGGATTTCTTTTTCCATAGCTTCAACCCAAACATCTTGCAAAGAAGCCTCTTTGAAATTACGAGGTTCTGTGCTAGTTGATATTTGAAAAGTAAAGGTTTTGTGTGTTGAAGGTGTGTGATCAAAAGTCACGAGATTGCACCAGTGCTGATACTGCAACTTATCAAAACAACTAGTATTATAATAATAAGAATATAGGTAGTCAGATGGATGTCTGATTCTAGAAGAATGTGTTAATATTGGATGGTGAACAGAAGTGGAGGTGTTATCATGTGACTGATCAGAAGTGGAGGTGTTGCCATGTGACTGATGATAATTGGAAAAAGTATGATCGTGTATCTGAATACTATTTGAAGTCTGTGAAACAGTATGCTCTACTAGTATGGGATTAATAACATCTTCATCAGAATATGTAGTGCTAGTAGCAGTAGAGTACGGTAAGAAAAATGCACTTTCATACTTTGAATTCAAAGAAGGAGAAGACAAAATATGAAAGGGAAAATGATTCTCATATAATACAATGTCCCGAGAAACTTGAATTTGCTGAGACTTGAGATCTAGTACTTTGTATCCTTTCTGCGTGGCAGGATATCCAAGGAAGACAGAAGGAGATGCTCGAGGATCTAACTTACTTCGATTAACCTTTATAGTTGACACAAAGCAAAGGCATCCAAGTATTCTCAAATGCTCCAAGTTAGGTGCTTCTTTGTATATTCTCTCATAGGGTGTAACATTTCCGATGCTAACCAAAGGCATACAATTGATTAGATAGGCAACACATAACACGCATTCTCCCCAGAATTTTTCAGGTAGTTTAGATTGATGAAACAATGCACGTGTTGTTTCTAAAAGATGTCTATGCTTACGCTCAACCACCTCGTTCTGCTGTGGGGTGTAATTGTAACTCGTTTTATATATTATTCCTTTAGTCTCGTAGAAAAAATCTAACTCTTTTGATGTGAACTCGAGTGCATTATCAGAACGAATACACAAGACTTTGGATTAAAATTGATTCTCAGCATAACAAACAAAATCCATCAAAACTTGCAAGACATCAGATTTAAATTTGACCAAATGAACCCAAGTGTATCTACTATAGTTAAGAATTGTGTACAACCATTGTGATTCTTAGTCATGTACGGACCCCAAAGATCAATATGAAGAAGCTCAAGTACACTAGAAGTTTTAATACTGCTAACTGGAAATAAAATTTGAGCTTGTTTAGAATTGGAACAAATTTGGCAAACATTTGTCTTTACATAGTCTGTAACATCACAATCAGGTTTTAACAACTTAATTTGTTAAAATGGCAGATGCCCTAACCTCAAATGCCATAATTTGGCTTTCTCAACAGTAACAACAGATACACAAGCTTTGATATTTACAGAAGGTGTAGTAGTAACTGGAGCTTTAACATTTGTAGAAGATAGTAGAGTGGGGACATAAAAATCATATAATCCATTGTGCAAATCACCAAGAGGCAGTGGTGGATCTTTCTGCAAAATGGCCCTGTAGCATACACTGTTTATCAGTAAATATCAATATAGAGCCCACGTCCTGGCATAGTTTATTGAAAGAAAAAGTTTGTATTGAAAATCAGGAACATGTAAAACTTGCTACAAAACTATCTTGTCACATAATTTGCCTGTCCCTATGTGGTGCACTTCAATTTTTCTACCATCAGGAACAGTGATAGAGTCTCCATTATTAGTGATAACTTGGAATgatttaaaattttgtaaatctGGACAAATATGGTCAGTAGCACCACTGTCTAATAACCACTATTTATTAAAAGAAGACATTAGGAAGATGTTACTGCCAACAATGCACGGCCAGAAATAGTATTTTCCTCGTTTTCAGAAATGGAGTGCTTTCCTAGAAGCTCCATGAGTTGCTGATATTGTTCTGTGGACAGTTGATTAGTATTTGAATTCTGGACATCAGAAGCATCTGTAATATCCTGTTGATTATGAACCACAGCTTCTACTCATTTGCCTTTATTGCCTTTGAAGTTTGGTAGAAAGCCATGAAATTTGAAACACCTCTCCAGACTATGCCCAGTCATTTTGTAGTGAGTACAATAGTAATTTTTCTGTGGCTTAGTTGTCCTTTTGAAACTTCCTGTGAAATTTCCACTCCTCTGAGAACTATTAAAACTCTGTGGCCTAACAGTTTGAGCTTGTCCCTGAGAATAGTGCTTCCTTTTAGTAGCAAAAGCAAGTGAATCAACAACAATGTTTTGAGAGATATCTTTGTGAGTTTCTTCTTGTGATACAATTCTGTAAGCCTGAGTCAGACTTGGCAAATGATTAATCATGATGATATTAGCTCTTATTGCTGAAAAACGATCATTTAGCTTCATTAAGAATTGTAGTACTCTTTGAGTTTGCTGTATTTGATGTATTTTTCCTGTCAAATTGCAGGTGCAAGCAGTAGTAGGGCATGCACACACATATAAAGGTTGTGCATCATCTATGATGTCCCATAGTGTCTTCATCTTAGTATAGAATTCAGAAACACTCTGTTGACCTTGAGTTAATTCCGATAAAGTTTGTTCTATAGAGTAGATCTAAGTTATTGATGCATAATTGAATCTATCTTCAAGATCCTTCTATATGTCTCTTGCAGTCTTTAAGAAAAAAACACTATGAGCAATTGTTTCATCTAGATTAAACAAGATCCAAGAAATAACGAGATCGTTACACCTCTCCCATGTTTTATATTCATCAGTTCCAAGTATAGGAACAACAATAGTTCCATTAACAAAACTCAGTTTATTTTTTGCTGATAACATAAGCATCATACTCCTTTTCCAGTTATTGTATCCATTTCCATTAAACTTCACATAAACTAATTGATTAACACCAGCATCTAAAGGATGTATATAAAATACGCTTGAAGAATCAATTACTATAGCAGTATTTTGAGTATTGTTTTGAGCAGCCATAGAAATAATTTTAGGTCACAGTATAGAGTTTAGAACATGAAAAATTCTGATAAAATAATGAGTGAATCACCAAATTTACAATGTTTCAAGAACAAATATCAATCGATGTAACGATTTATGCGAGTAACTCAGATTCAACCAATGAAATTACGATTTGCTTCGAGAACAAGTAAATGTAATATCAAATAGTTTGCAAAATATGATTAAGAGTGAATTTGTAGAAGGTGTACACCTGAGTTATTGAAATGATGAATTTTGGAACAGAATTACAGATATCACGAACTTTGATTAGGTAGCATAGAGCAGATCGAACATGAAGAAGTGCTGAACAGATCGAACATGAAGAAGTGCAGAACAGATTGAACACGAAGAAGATGAAAGAATCAAATCAGATCGTCCTCATCAACACTGTttattagctctgataccatgtaaCTTTGAGTAATTTGAACGATCTATGTTGTGAATTAAGTAATGAAGAATAACCAGTAAAACTCCATTAATAGACGCTTCTCAAGCTTTTACAATCTACTACTATATCACCAATGTATGTCACAATGTAT is a genomic window containing:
- the LOC141714809 gene encoding uncharacterized protein LOC141714809, translating into MAAQNNTQNTAIVIDSSSVFYIHPLDAGVNQLVYVKFNGNGYNNWKRSMMLMLSAKNKLSFVNGTIVVPILGTDEYKTWERCNDLVISWILFNLDETIAHSVFFLKTARDI